The DNA window GTGGGGAATGAAGGTTTAGCTAACAAGGGTCCTTGGGAGTTGGGCCTTGAGTGCTCGTCAAACCGCGATGGTAGATTTCCATTTCAACCATTTTTCTTGGCGCCTCCTCTGGGGAAGTTAGATCTGGAAAAAGAGAAAGTAAGAGAAAGTGGTACTCTCTCTTTTTGTTCGGgaatttttccaattttctgttGCCTCTCtgccatttttctctctctcctctgacgCGGGTGATTTGTCTGGCAGAGAGCGTTTCCCGCCAGAGGGCCAACGGGACCTATTTGTTATTTCACTTGATCCCCTTGGGTCATTCACAGCAGTTACTGTAGGCAGGAGATGGAGAGATTTAACTGGTttgagaggggggggaggggggggtcgtttcttgggggggggggggggtgattaggAAGAATGCCTGTGGGGGGACATATTAGTGGGAAGGCTCTAGTGTGTTAGGGGGAGGGCTCTTGTGTCTTGTATGCTGATTTGTccaaataataagaagaaaaactatGAGAAACGACCACAGATCGATCCCAgtgggaccgtgagttcaagctatttactggggtGGTTACTTTTATGATTGGGACCTCTTTGTTATTTCAGTTGATCCCCTTGGGTCATTCACAGCAGTTAAGGCGGGTGATGGAGAGATTTAACTGGTTTGATTGGGGTGGAAAGACGTTGGGGTCGTTTCCGGGGCGGGGGGGAAGAAAGCTCGGGAGGGGCTAATTTTAGGGGTAAGGCTCTGTGAGGTTAAGGGGGGAAGGCTCTTGTATCTTGTATGCTGATTTGTcccaataataagaagaaaaactatgaaaaatgACGACAGATCAATCCCAGTGGGACCGTGAGTTCATGTTATTTACTGGGGTGGTTACTTTTATGGTTGGGACCTATTTGTTATTTCAGTTGATCCCCTTGGGGATCAAGGCGGGCGATGGAGAGATTTAACTGGTTTGAGGGGGAGCGGGGAGAGGTTAGGGGTAGGTTGGGGGGGGGAGAAGGCTCGGGAGGGGGGAATGTTAGGGGTAAGGCTCTGTGAGGTTAAGGGGTGAAGGCTCTTGTATTCTGTATACTGATTAGGCTTAATAAGAAGAAAACACAATGATAAATGACAACAGATCGATCCCActgggaccgtgagttcaagctgtttacttgggTGGTTACTtttatggttgggcaccacagtggggggaaGTGGTTGGTGCGCTTGCCCTCCTGATGTTCTGGTGATCGTCTCTTCAGATAATACTGTAACTGAAACCAGATAATTCCATACTTTGTTATTGTTTTGAACTGTAATTTCCCATTATTTTTCAGCTATGCAATTTTTTTGTAATCAGAGGATCGGCTTTGTATAATTTTCTTGTTATAAAGGAAGATACTTCAATGATATAATCGAATACTTATCTCATGATATCATATAAAGAGCTGAGTGTTCATGACAACGAATCTATGATTTTCTAATATATTTGCATACCGAATGTCCCCCATCttatgtttaagaacaataattctAAATTTTCAAAAGCAACAGGTAACAAGAGAATAGCCAGACAAGTCTCTCTCCCCCTACACAGGAATCCAGTCAACTTTGAAATTGCCTGACGTAGTTTGGATTTAGTGAGGTCGTGTGTACTTAAAAAAGGGCTGTGCGAGGGGAGACAGCAGCGAGGGAAGGGTGGAAATTGGGTGGAAGAGGGGAAAAAGGGGGGAGAAAGAGAGGGGATTAGAGTGAGAGAGAAGTGTGGGGAAAAGGGGGTTTAGCTAACAAGGGTCCTTGGGAGTTGGGCCTTAAGTGCTCGTCAAACCGCGACGGTAGATTTCCATTTCAACCATTTTTCTTGGCGCCTCCTCTGGGGAAGTGGGATCTGGAAAAAGAGAAAGTGAGAGAAAGTGATACTCTCTCTTTTTCTTCGGGAATTTGTCCAATTTTCTGTTGCTTCTCtgccatttttctctctctccgCTGACGCGGGTGATTTGTCTGGCAGAGAGCGTTTCCCGCCAGAGGGCCAAAGGGACCTATTTGTTATTTCACTTGATCCTCTTGGGTCATTCACAGCAGTTACTGTAGGCGGGAGATGGAGAGATTTAACTGGtttgaggggagggggggagaggttGGGGGTCGtttcttggtgggggggggggggtaaggaagaATGCCTGTGGGGGGGACATATTAGGGGGAAGGCTCTTGTGTCTTGTATGCTGATTTGtcctaataataagaagaaaaaactttaaaaaatgacgacagatcgatcccagtgggaccgtgagttcaagctatttactggggtGGTTACTTTTTTGGTTGGGACCTATCTGTTATTTCAGTTGATCCCCTTGGGTCATTCACAGCAGTTAAGGCGGGCGATGGAGGGATTTAActggttagagggggggggggttggagagaggttgggggaagggggggggttgTTTTGGGGGGGGGATAAGAGAGAAggctccaggggggggggggcatattagGGGGAATGATCTGTGAGGTTAAGGGGTGAAGGCTCTTTTATCTTGTATGCTGATTTTgcttaataataagaagaaaaaaactttataaaatgacGACAGATCGATCCCACTTGGACCGTGAGCTCAAGCTATTTACTGGGGTGGTTACTtttattgatgggcaccacagtgggggaggTGGTTGCGCTTGCtcacctgacgttctggtgagcgtctttTCAGATAATACTGGAACTGGAACCAGGTAATTTCATACTTTGTTATTGTTTTGAACTGTAATTTCCCATCTATTTTCcagttatacaattttttttatagtctGAGGATCggctttgtatgtatgtatatatatatatatatatatatatatatatatatatatatatatatatatatatatatatatatatatatacatgtatatatatatatatattttataaagtaaGATACTTTATTGAAATAATCGGATAATTATCTCTTGATATTATATATTGAGCTTGACGTTCATGACAACGAATCTATGATTTTCTAATATATTTGCATACTGAAAGTTCCCGCCCAATCTAATGTTTAAGGACAATAATACTAAATTTTCAAAAGCAACAGGTAACAAGAGAATAGCCAGACAAGTCTATCTCTCCCCCGGCACAAGAGCCCAGTCAACTTTGAAATTGCCTGACGTAGTTTGTACTTAAAAAAGGCTGTGCGAGGGGAGACCACAGCGAGGAAAGGGTGGAAATtgggtggaagagagagagagagagagagagagagagagagagagagagagagagagagagagagagagagagagagaagtgtggggAATGGGGAAATGGAGGTTTAGCTAACAAGGGTCCTTGAGAGTTGGGCCTTAAGTGCTCGTCAAACCGCGACGGTAGATTTCCATTTCAACCATTTTTCTTGGAGCCTCCTCTGGGGAAGTGGATCGGGAAAAAGAGAAAGTGAGAGAAAGTGATACTCTCACTTTTTGTTCGGGAATTTTTGCAATTTTCTGTTGCCTCTCtgccatttttctctctctcctctgacgCGGGTGATTTTTCAGGCAGAAAGCGTTTCCCGCCAGAGGGCCAACGGGACCTATTTGTTATTTCACTTGATCCTCTTGGGTCATTCACAGCAGTTACTGTAAGCGGGAGATGGAGAGATTTAACTggtttgaggggggggggagaggttggGGGTAGGTTGGGGGTCGTTTCTTGGAGGGGGGATAAGGAAGAATGCCTGTAGGGGGACATATTTGGGGGAAGCCTCAGATGTATTAGGGGAAAGGCTCTTGTGTCTTGTATGTTGATTTGtcctaataataagaagaaaaactatgaaaaacgACGACAGATCGATCCCAGTGGGAGCTTGAgttcaagctatttactggggtGGTTACTTTTATGGTTGGGACCTATTTGTTATTTCAATTGATCCCCTTGTGTCATTCACAGCAGTTAAGGCAGGCGATGGAGAGATTTAACTGGTTTGATGGGGGTGGGGAGAGGTTGGGGGTAGGGTAGGGAGTcgtttccttgggggggggggggggagaaggctcGGGAGGGGGGAATGTTAGAGGTAAGGCTCTGTGAGGTTAAGGGGGGGAAGGCTCTTGTATTCTGTATACTGATTAGGcttgataagaagaaaaaaatgataaatgacgACAGATCGATCTCACtaggaccgtgagttcaagctgtttactggggtggTTACTtttatggttgggcaccacagtgggggtagGTGGTTGCTGCGCTTGcccacctgacgttctggtgagcgtctctccagataatactggaactgaaaccagattaATTCATACTTTGTTATTGTTTTGAACTCTAATTTCCCATCTATTTTCCAGTTGTACAATATTTGTTTGTAGTCTGAGGGTCggctttgtataatttttttataaagtaagATACTTTACTGATAGAATCGAATACTTATAGCCTGGGTGCTCATGATAACGAATGTACGATTTCCTAATAAATTTGCAAACCTAATGTCACTCCCCCCCCCCATCAAATGTTGCAGGACAATAATACAAAATTTTCAAAAGCAACAGGTAACAAGAGAATAGCCAGACAAGTCTCTCTCCCCCTACACAGGAGCCCAGTCAACTTTGAAATTGCCTGACGTAGTTTGGATTTAGTGAGGTCGTGTGTACTTAAGAAAGGGCTGTGCGAGGGGAGACTGCAGAGAGGGAAGGGTGGAAATTGGGTGGAGGAGGGGAAAAaagtggggagaaagagagaggatTAGAGTGAGAGAGAAGTGTGGGGATTGGGGGTTTAGCTAACAAGTGTCCTTGGGAGTTGGGCCTTAAGTGCTCGTCAAACCGCGACGGTAGATTTCTATTTCAACCATTTTTCTCGGCGCTTCTTCTGGGGAAGTGGATCTGGAAAAAGAGAAAGTGAGAGAAAGTGATACTCTCATTttgtttgggaatttttttttccattttctgttgCCTCTCtgccatttttctctctctcctctgacgCGGGTGATTTGTCTGGCAGAAAGTGTTTCCCGCCAGGGGAAGTGGATCTGGAAAAAGGAGATAGTGATACTCTCTCTTTTCATTCGGGAATTCTTTTCCAATTTTCTGTTGCCTCtgccattttctctctctcctctgacgCGGGTGATTTGTCTGGCAGAGAGCGTTTCCCGCCAGAGGGCCAACGGGACCTATTTGTTATTTCAGTTGATCCTCTTGGGTCATTCACAGCAGTTACTGTAGGCAGGAGATGGAGAGATTGAACTGgtttgaggggggtggggggttagggTGGGGGTcgttttgtggggggggggataaGGAAGAAGGCCTGTGGGGGGCATGTTAGGGAGAAGGCTCTTGTGTCTTGTATGCTGATttgtcctaataataataataagaaaaactatgaaaaacgACAACACTTGATCCTCTTGGGTCATTCACAGCAGTTACTGTAGGCAGGAGATGGAGAGATTTAGCTGGTTTGAGGGGTGGGGGGCCTGTGGAAAGGTTGGGGTAGGTTGGGGGtcgtttcttgggggggggggggttaaggaagaAGGCGTGTGGGGGGCGGGCATATTAAGGGGAAGGCTCCAGTGTTAGTGGGGAAGGCTCTTGTGTCTTGTATGCTGATTTGtcctaataataagaagaaaatctaTGAAAAACGACGACAGATCGATCCAAGTGGGACCGTGAGTTGAAGCTATTTACTGGGATGGTTACTTTTATGGTTGGGACTGTGAgttcaagctatttactggggtGGTTACTTTTAGGGTTGAGACCGGGAGTTCAAGCTATTTACTAGGGTGGTTACTTTTATGGttgggaccgtgagttcaagctatttactggggtGGTTACTTTTATGGttgggaccgtgagttcaagctatttactggggtGGTTACTTTTATGGttgggaccgtgagttcaagctatttactggggtGGTTACTTTTATGGTTGGGACCTATTTGTTATTTCAGTTGATCCCCTTGGGTCATTCACAGCAGTTAAGGCTGGCGATGGAGAGATTTAACTGGTTTGATTAGGGTGGAAAGACGTTGGGGTAGGTTGGGGGTCGTTTCCTggggttgggggggaggggggaggagaaggCTCGGGAGAGGGGAATGTTAGGGGTAAGGCTCTGTGAGGGTAAAGGGGGAAGGGTCTTGTATCTTGTATGCTGATTTGGCTTAATAGTAAGAAGAAAAAACTAAAAGTTTGACGACAGATCGATCCCAGTGTgaccgtgagttcaagctatttactggggtggtttcttttatggttgggcaccatagtggggggaGGTGGTTGCTGCGCTTGcccacctgacgttctggtgagcgtctcttCAGATAATACTGTAACTGAAACCAGATTAATtcatactttgtttttattttgaactctAATTTCCCATCTATTTTCCAGTTGTTCAATATTCTTTTGTAGTCTGAGGGTCGgctttgtataattttttataaagtaaGATACTTTACTGATATAATCGAATACTTAGAGTCGGGTGTTCATGATAACGAATGTATGATTTCCTAATAAATTTGCAAATCTAATATCACTCCCCCCCCCATCAAATGTTTAAGGACAATAATACAAAATTTTCAAAAGCAACAGGTAACAAGAGAATAGCCAGACAAGTCTAGCTCCCCCAACAGAGGAACCCAGTCAACTTTGAAATTGCCTGCCGTAGTTTGGATTTAGTGAAGTCGTGTGTACTTAAAAAAGGGCTGTGCGAGGGGAGACCACAGCGAGGGAAGGGTGGAAATTGGGTGGAAGAGGGGAAAAAGTGGGTAGAAAGAGAGAGAATTAGAGTGAGAGAAAGAAGTGTGGGCATTGGGGAAATAGGGGGTTTAGCTAAAGTGGGAATTGGGTGGAAGAGGGGAaaagtgggggagagagagagagagagagagagagagagagagagagagagagagagagagagagagagagagagagagagagagagagagagataagtgtagGCATTGGGAAGTCGGGGTTTAGCTAACAAGGTTCCTTGAGAGTTGGGCCTTGAGTGCTCGTCAAACCGCGACGGTAGATTTCCATTTCAACCATTTTTCTTGGCGCCTCCTCTGGGGAAGTTAGATCTGGAAAAAGAGAAAGTAAGAGAAAGTGATACTCTCTCATTTTGTTCGGgaatttttccaattttctgttGCCTATCTGCCATTTTTCTCTCTCCTGTGACGCGGGTGATTCGTCTGGCAGAGAGCGTTTCCCGCCAGAGGGCCAACGGGACCTATTTGTTATTTCAGTTGATCCTCTTGGGTCATTCACAGCAGTTACTGTAGGCAGGAGATGGAGAGATTTAGCTGGTTTGAGGGGGGGGGAGGTTGTGGGTtgtttctttggggggggggataaGGAAGAATGCCTGTGGGGGGACATATTAGGGGGAAGGCTCCCGTGTGTTAGGGGGAAGGCTCTTGTGTCTTGTATGCTGATTTGTCCtaataataagaaggaaaaactatgaAAAACGACGACAGATCGATCCcatcgggaccgtgagtttaagctatttactggggtggTTACTtttatggttgggcaccacagggggggGGGAGTGGTTGCTGTGCTtgcccaccatatatatatatatatgtaaatatatatatatatatatatatatatatatatatatatatatatatatatatatatatatatatatatatatactgtatatatattatgaaataggaTACCTTAATGATATAATCGAATATTTATCTCTTGATATTATATAAAGAGCCGGGTGTTCATGACAACGAATCTATGATTTTCTAATAAATTTGCAAACCTAATGCCCCCCCCCCATCAAATATTGAAGGACAATAATACTAAATCTTCAAAAGCAACAGGTAACAAGAGAATAGCCAGACAAGTCTCTCTCCCCCAACACAGGAGCCCAGTCAACTTTGAAATTGCCTGACGTAGTTTGGATTTGGTGAGGTCGTGTGTACTTAAAAAAAGACTGTGCGAGGGGAGACCAAAAAAAAGACTGTGCGAGGGGAGACCAAAAAAAAGACTGTGCGAGGGGAGACCAAAAAAAAGACTGTGCGAGGGGAGACCAAAAAAAAGACTGTGCGAGGGGAGACCACAGCGAGGAAAAGGTGGAAATTGGGTGGAagaggggaaaagagagagagagagagagagagagagagagagggagagagagaatagtggGCATTGGGGAAATGGGGGTTTAGCTAACAAGGGTCCTTGGGAGTTGGGCCTCAAGTGCTCGTCAAACCGCAACGGTAGATTTCCATTTCAACCATTTTTCTCGGCGCATCCTTTGGGGAAGTGGATCAGGAAAAAGGAGAAGGTGAGAGAAAGTGCTACTCTCTCTTTTTGTTCGGGAATTTTTGCAATTTTCTGTTGCCTCTCtgccatttttctctctctcctctgacgCGGGTGATTTGTCTGGCAGAGAGCGTTTCCCGCCAGAGGGCCAACGGGACCTATTTGTTATTTCACTTGATCCTCTTGGGTCATTCACAGCAGTTACTGTAGGCAGGAGATGGAGAGATTTAACTggttggaggggggaggggtaggggggtCGTTTGTTGGGGGGGGGGATAAGGAAGAATGCCTGTGGGGGGACATATTTGGAGGAAGGCTCCAGTGTGTTAGGGGAAAGGCTCTTGTGTCTTGTATGCTGATTTGGCTTAATAAgaagataaaaactttaaaaaatgacgacagatcgatcccagtgagttcaagctatttactggggtGGTTACTTCtattgatgggcaccacagtggggggagTTGGTTGCTGCACTTGcccacctgacgttctggtgagcgtctcttcagataatactggaactgaaatcaggtAATTTCATACTTTGTTATTGTTTTGAACTGTAATTTCCAATCTATTTTCcagttatacaatttttttttgtgatCTGAGAATcggctttgtttatatatatattttttttataaagtgagACACTTTAATGATATAATCGAATAATTATCTGTTGAAATTATATAAAGAGCCGGACGTTTATGACAAGAAAGCCATgatttcctaatatatttgtataccaAATGTCCCCCATCTAATGTTGAAGGACAATAATACTAAATTTTCAAAAGCAACAGGTAACAAGAGAATAGCCAGACAAGTCTCTCTCCCCTGACACAGGAGCCCAGTCAACTTTGAAATTGCCTGACGTAGTTTGGATTTAGTGAGGTCGTGTGTACTTAAAAAAGGGCTGTACGAGGGGAGACCACAGCCAGGAAAGGGTGGAAATTGGCTGGAAGAGGGGAAAaagtggggagaaagagagaggatTAGAGTGAGAGAGAAGTGTGGGGATTGGGGGTTTAGCTAACAAGGGTCCTTGGGAGATGTGCCTTGAGCGCTCGTCAAACCGCGACGGTAGATTTCCATTTCAACCATTTTTCTCGGCGTCTCCTCTGGGGAGGTGGATCTGGAAAAAGAGAAAGTGAGAGAAAGTGATACTCCCATTTTGTTCGGgaattttttcattttctgttgccTCTctgctatttttctctctctcctctgacgCGGGTGATTTGTCTGGCCGAGAGCATTTCCCGCCAGAGGGCCAACGGGACCTATTTGTTATTTCACTTGATCCTCTTGGGTCATTCACAGCAGTTACTGTAGGCAGGAGATGGAGAGGTTTAACTggtttgaggggggggggaggttgggggTAGGTTGGGGGtcgtttcttggggggggggggaaataaggaAGAaggcctgtggggggggggggacattagGGGGAAAGCTCCAGTGTGTTAAGGGGAAGGCTCTTGTGTCTTGTATGCTAATTTGtcctaataataagaagaaaaactttaaaaaatgacgacagatcgatcccagtgggaccgtgagttcaagctatttactggggtGGTTACttttattgatgggcaccatagtgggggaAGGTGGTTGCTGCGCTTGcccgcctgacgttctggtgagcgtctgttcagataatactggaactgaaaccaggtaaTTTCATACTTTGTTATTGTTTTCAGCTGTAATTTCCCATCTATTTTCcagttatgcaattttttttttaatctgaggatcggctttgtatatatatatatatatatatatataatatatatatatatatatatatatatatatatatatatacatttatatatatatatatatatatatatatatatatatatatatatatatatatatatatacatttatatatatatatatatatatatatatatatatatatatatattatttttataaagtaaGATAATTGAAAGATATAATCGAATACTTATCTCTTGATATTATATAAAAAGCCGGGTGTTCATGACAATGAATCTATGATTTTCTAATATATTTGCATACCGAATGTCCCCCATCTTATGTTTAAGGACAATAATACAAAATTTTCAAAAGCAACAGGTAACAAGAGAATAGCCAGACAAGTCTCTCTCCCCCTACACAGGAATCCAGTCAACTTTGAAATTGCCTGACGTAGTTTGGATTGAGTGAGGTCGTGTGTACTTAAAAAAGGGCTGTGCGAGGGGAGACCGCAGTGAGGGAAGGGTGGAAATTGGGTGGAAGACGGGAAAAagtggggggggagagagagagagagagagagagagagagaagcgtgggCATTGGGAAACGGGGGTTTAGCTAAAGTGAAAATTGGATGGAAGAGgggaaaagtggagagagagagagagagagcgagagagagagagagagagaaagagagagagagagagagagagaggagagagagagagagagagagagagagagagagagagagtcagggaaATGGGGGTTTAGCTAACAAGGGTCCTTGGGAGTTGGGCCTCAAGTGCTCGTCAAACCGCGACGGTAGATTCCCATTTCAACCATTTTTCTTGGCGCCTCCTCTGGGGAAGTTAGATCTGGAAAAAGAGAAAGTGAGAGAAAGTGATACTCTCTCTTTTTGTtcgggaatttttttttccattttctgttgCCATTTTTCTCTCTCCTCTGACGCGGGTGATTTGTCTGGCAGAGAGCGTTTCCCGCCAGAGGGCCAACGGGACCTATTTGTTATTTCACTTGATCCTCTTGGGTCATTCCTAGCAGTTACTGTAGGCAGGAGATGGAGAGATTTAACTGGtttgaggggggtgggggtggggagagGTTGGGGGTAGGTTGGGGGTCGTTTCTTGGGGGGATAAGGGAGAATGACTGTGGGGGGACATACTAGGGGGGGAGGCTCCATTGTGTTAGGGGAAAGGCTCTTGTGTCTTGTATGCTAATTTGgcttaataataagaagaaaaactgAAAAACGACGACAGATCGATCCCACttggaccgtgagttcaagctatttactggggtGGTTACTTTTATGGTTGGGACCTATTTGTTATTTCAGTTGATCCCCTTGGGTCATTCACAGCAGTTAAGGCGGGCGATGGAGAGATTTAACTGGTTTGATAGGGGTGGAAAGATGTTGGGGGTAGGTTGGGGGTCGTTTCCGGGGGGTGGGGGAGGCTCGGGAGGGGGGAATGTTAGGGGTAAGGCTCTGTGAGGTTAAGGGGTGAAGGCTCTTGTATCTTCTATGCTGATTTGgcttaataataagaagaaaaaaactttaaaaaatgacGACAGATCGATCCCACttggaccgtgagttcaagctatttactggggtGGTTACTtttatggttgggcaccacagtggagggaaGTGGTTGCTGCTCTTTCCCACCTGGTGAGCGTCTCTTCAgataatactggaactgaaaccagataattaaaaaaattattattattattattattattattattattattattattattattattattattattagtttacgtgacccgtcaaaaattgcgcagtatttagatagatatgcacacatgtatgCGCACGCctttatcaccagggtatgactatttcctctacccgaggactgggagagctgagcgtgaccggaaatatatatatatatatatatatatatatatatatatatatatatatatatatatatatatatat is part of the Palaemon carinicauda isolate YSFRI2023 chromosome 15, ASM3689809v2, whole genome shotgun sequence genome and encodes:
- the LOC137654820 gene encoding proteoglycan 4-like, with amino-acid sequence MEPPPLVCPPTVILPYPPKKRPPTYPQPLPTPTPLKPVKSLHLLPTVTARNDPRGSSEITNRSRWPSGGKRSLPDKSPASTSPEETPRKMVEMEIYRRGLTSAQGTSPKDPFPVLSEETLTRTSGGQVQQPTPPTVVPINRSNHPNLTSPEEAPRKMVEMEIYRRGLTSTQGPTLKEPFTVLSEETLTRTSGGQAQQPPPPTMVPNHKRNHPIQSLHLLPTVTAVNDPRGSTEITNRSRWPSGGKRSLPDKSPASTSPEEAPRKMVEIEIYRRVPVLSGETLTRTSGGQAQQPPTPTVVPNHKSNHPNPTSPEEAPRKMVEMEIYRRVTVLSEETITRTSGGQAHQPLPPTVVPNHKSNHPNLTSPEEAPRKMVEMEIYHRGLTSTQGPTPKDPC